The DNA window TGCTTTTGTACTGTGTATAGGGGGAATAGCCTTTGCTTATTTTGTGTTATTTCCATTTATAATGCGCTTTATGACGGATTTATCCAATGATTTGAACATTACGCAAACAATCGGTATTAATGAATTCTTCTCATTTCTAATTAAGTTAATTGTACCCTTTGCGGTGCTATTTCAATTGCCTGTTGTTACACTGTTTCTTTCTCGTCTCGGAATCATCAGCCCGAAGCTTATGGTGAAATTTCGAAAATATGCCTATTTTGTATTGATCGTAATTTCGGTATTGCTGGCACCGCCTGATTTAGTATCGAATATCATTATTGCGATTCCGCTATTTGTTTTATATGAACTGAGTATTGTCATTGCACGTCTCGGTTATCGAAAATATGAAGTGGCTGAAAAAGAACGCATATTAGCAGAAGAAGAACGTGAACGTGAACTGCAAGTAGAGGAGCTACTTGAAATGCAGCGTAGGCAAATGGAACAGATGAATAATAGTTAACGTAACGCTATCGAACGAGGTAGCGTTTTTTTATTTTCTATATATGGGGGAATATAAAAAACCCGCTATTCTATATAGCGGGCAAAAGTTATATTTGAAACTTATCGGCATTCATTTGGATAAATGTGACGAAACCATTCAATAGAATATGGGCGATAATCGGTGTGAGAAGACGCTTTGTTTTATGGTATAAAAATGCGAAGATCATACCGCATATTGTATACAATAAAATGTGCGTAAAATCCATATGGATCGCAGCGAATACAATTGCACTAATTATGCTCGCAATCCAGAAATTATAGTTTTGAATAATCGATCCGAAAATAACACGGCGGAATACAAGCTCTTCCAAAATCGGTCCTAAAAAGACAGTAGCAAGGATCATAATCGGTGCTACCTTTGTGACCCCCATAATTGCTTCCGTATTTTCCGAGCCCATATCAATTCCAAGTGCGAGCTCGATGTAGGCGCCGATTGTCTGCCCTAAAAAGACTAGGAAGAAACCGATGATCCCCCAACCGATAGAAGCTCCAATTGATACTTTTTCTCCTTTAAACACTTCCCAGAATTGCTTATTGCGGGAGATTAATATAAAACTCACAATAAAGGCAACCGCAAATGATACAGTTGACCACCAAGCAGATAATTTTATAAGTTTATCCTGCTCAGATATACCAGGAAATAATTGTAAAAGGGAATCTTTTAAGCCGGGAATGAATATAAGTAATAAGACTGATAACTGACAGATGATATAAGTTAGTAACACATAAAATGCGGTCTTCTGCGTTTTGAACTTATCTGATGAACGGGAAGTCACGAATGAAAAACCTTCTTTCTCTTAAAGACTAGTAGAATTACACATCCCAAAACGCATGAGGAATGCTGTATCTTCTATTATAGAATTTACTATGGGCTCTTATGAATGCCCCACAGTTATACATTAAACATTATTGTAGAGGAATTTGCCAATAAATCAAAATTTTTTTGGTGCACATACTTGCAAAAAAATATGGAATTCTTTAAACTAATAAATGTGTTAGCACTCGACAAAAGAGAGTGCTAAAAATAGAAAATTTTTTAGGAGGTTGTTTCTATTGTTAAGACCATTAGGAGATCGCATCATTATCGAACTTGTTGAGGTAGAGGAAAAAACAGCATTTGGTATTGTTTTACCCGACTCAGCAAAAGAAAAACCACAAACAGGTAAAGTTGTGGCAGTAGGTACAGGTCGTGTTCTTGACAACGGCACTCGTCTTGAGCTTGACGTAAAAGAAGGCGACGAAATTATCTTCTCTAAATTCTCTGGTACGGAAGTTAAGTACGACGGCGTAGAATATTTAATCCTACGTGAGAGCGATGTACTTGCAATTGTCGGATAATTACAAAATCAAAAGAAAACTGCAGCTAGTTATACATATTAATCTTTGCTAGCTGCACATCTTCATAAACAATAAATTAAAAAATAGATCGTAAATTTTAGGAGGAAAATGAATTATGTCAAAAGATATTAAGTTTTCAGAAGAAGCACGTTCATTAATGGCAGCTGGTGTAGATAAATTAGCTAACGCTGTAAAAGTAACTTTAGGACCTAAAGGGCGTAACGTTGTTTTAGAGAAAAAATTCGGTTCTCCACTTATTACAAATGACGGTGTATCAATCGCAAAAGAAATTGAATTAGAAAACGCATATGAAAATATGGGTGCAAAATTAGTAGCAGAAGTAGCTTCTAAAACAAATGAAATCGCGGGTGACGGTACAACAACAGCTACAGTTCTAGCGCAAGCAATGATTCGCGAAGGACTTAAAAACGTAACAGCTGGTGCAAACCCTGTTGGTATTCGTAAAGGTATGGATAAAGCAGTAGCAGCAGCATTAACAGAGTTACAAACTATTGCTCGCCCGGTAGAAAACAAAGAATCAATTGCACAGGTAGCAGCAATCTCTTCATCAGATGAAGAAATCGGTCAATACATTGCAGATGCGATGGAGCGCGTAGGAAACGACGGCGTTATTACAATTGAAGAATCAAAAGGCTTTACAACAGAATTAGATGTTGTAGAAGGTATGCAGTTTGACCGT is part of the Solibacillus isronensis genome and encodes:
- a CDS encoding CPBP family intramembrane glutamic endopeptidase, whose translation is MTSRSSDKFKTQKTAFYVLLTYIICQLSVLLLIFIPGLKDSLLQLFPGISEQDKLIKLSAWWSTVSFAVAFIVSFILISRNKQFWEVFKGEKVSIGASIGWGIIGFFLVFLGQTIGAYIELALGIDMGSENTEAIMGVTKVAPIMILATVFLGPILEELVFRRVIFGSIIQNYNFWIASIISAIVFAAIHMDFTHILLYTICGMIFAFLYHKTKRLLTPIIAHILLNGFVTFIQMNADKFQI
- the tatC gene encoding twin-arginine translocase subunit TatC; the encoded protein is MNSRELTVVEHMEELRKRLFFVAIFFVMALFIGFYTAKPLIRYIQRSDLAASFSMNAFSPADPLTVYLQVTFIVAAVIVSPLLLYQLWAFITPGLHEAERKATLKYIPYAFVLCIGGIAFAYFVLFPFIMRFMTDLSNDLNITQTIGINEFFSFLIKLIVPFAVLFQLPVVTLFLSRLGIISPKLMVKFRKYAYFVLIVISVLLAPPDLVSNIIIAIPLFVLYELSIVIARLGYRKYEVAEKERILAEEERERELQVEELLEMQRRQMEQMNNS
- the groES gene encoding co-chaperone GroES; the protein is MLRPLGDRIIIELVEVEEKTAFGIVLPDSAKEKPQTGKVVAVGTGRVLDNGTRLELDVKEGDEIIFSKFSGTEVKYDGVEYLILRESDVLAIVG